In one window of Bacillus mesophilus DNA:
- a CDS encoding LacI family DNA-binding transcriptional regulator, translated as MPYTRLDVAKRAGVSPTTVSRVLNNNGYVSEDVRERVLLAIKELEYVPNRIARSLRTQKVGQVACITHGLSNPFYAEIVQGIEEVVIENGYTFSIYSTSLQRENLFNLVYDGFYDGLIILTESEFIDVVDFQQVKERIPISVYGDFDNETSVPNVSVNLYEAMKKSVTYLLDSGHTEIVYLGYSKHGIDGVKENPRFNGYADTLSSNGVMLSSDHLLYVPNWQDTLSSGYNKVIELLNKNISFTAIAACNDLMAIGAIRALNERGIRVPEDVSVTGFDDVEIARMFNPALTTISLPNRLIGRSLMEILLQQLKGNTDVRSIEYVPELIIRESVKQIIS; from the coding sequence ATGCCATACACAAGACTTGATGTTGCAAAAAGGGCAGGGGTTTCCCCAACAACAGTTTCGAGAGTACTTAATAACAATGGATACGTCTCTGAGGATGTTAGAGAACGAGTACTTCTTGCCATTAAGGAACTAGAGTACGTTCCAAATCGGATCGCAAGAAGCTTGCGTACACAAAAGGTTGGTCAGGTAGCTTGTATTACACATGGTTTAAGTAACCCCTTTTACGCTGAAATTGTCCAGGGAATTGAGGAAGTCGTCATTGAGAATGGTTATACGTTTTCAATTTATAGTACAAGCCTTCAGCGAGAGAATTTATTCAACCTAGTCTATGATGGTTTTTATGATGGACTGATTATATTAACTGAATCTGAATTCATTGACGTCGTTGATTTTCAACAAGTGAAAGAACGAATTCCCATTTCTGTATATGGAGATTTTGACAATGAGACCTCAGTTCCAAATGTAAGTGTTAATTTGTATGAAGCTATGAAGAAGTCTGTAACCTATTTACTAGATAGTGGACATACTGAAATTGTATATCTAGGATACTCTAAACATGGTATTGATGGTGTAAAAGAGAATCCGAGATTTAATGGCTATGCTGATACATTATCTTCCAATGGAGTTATGCTAAGTTCTGATCACCTTCTATATGTTCCTAACTGGCAAGATACTTTATCTTCGGGCTACAATAAAGTAATTGAATTGTTAAATAAAAACATCTCTTTTACTGCCATAGCAGCGTGCAATGATTTAATGGCAATTGGTGCAATCCGAGCCTTGAACGAAAGAGGAATTCGTGTACCAGAAGATGTATCTGTCACCGGTTTTGATGATGTGGAAATCGCGAGGATGTTCAATCCTGCTTTAACCACTATTAGCCTTCCTAATCGTTTAATCGGGCGCTCTTTAATGGAAATTTTACTTCAACAATTAAAAGGTAATACGGATGTTAGGTCCATTGAATATGTACCAGAGCTAATAATTAGAGAGTCTGTTAAACAAATCATTTCTTAA
- a CDS encoding ABC transporter substrate-binding protein codes for MKKTWKFLVLLVMLTMFTAACSNGEESGSGSDDKVTLTAWAWNVNVGALEAAMEQYKKDHPNVELKVEDIGRLDVYDKLSTGLAAGGVGLPDIVLVEDDRIGGYVNAFPKGFLNLSEEGFDENENLFPQFKNDLAKVDGTYYAMPFDAGPTGVFYRRDLFEQAGVNPDDIETWDQYLEAGKKILDTTGAQMLPIDKFKDDATFRMMLNQQGVYYYDAEGNIDLTHPSAVQAMEMQKKLDDAGLVKNINGWNGVVSATIDGSVATIPFGAWYYGTIIDQAADSKGNWGVFQLPAFEEGGNRAANLGGSSWMIPSATENKEEAYSFVEYFTTNVDAQLVAMEEYGLFPSLTSVYETDSFTAEVEFFGGQPIWKLFGDEMPDVPSINYTEDYSIGLDESIKAQADVFNGKDSKTALQEAADRLKDRTEREVNSH; via the coding sequence ATGAAGAAAACGTGGAAGTTCCTTGTTTTACTAGTAATGCTAACAATGTTCACAGCAGCGTGTAGTAACGGTGAAGAATCAGGTAGTGGTTCAGATGACAAAGTTACTTTAACAGCTTGGGCATGGAATGTTAACGTAGGTGCTCTTGAGGCTGCAATGGAACAGTATAAGAAAGATCATCCAAATGTCGAACTAAAAGTTGAAGACATTGGACGTTTAGATGTATATGACAAGCTATCTACAGGACTAGCTGCAGGTGGGGTAGGGTTACCTGATATCGTTCTAGTTGAGGATGACCGTATTGGTGGTTATGTTAATGCGTTTCCAAAAGGATTCCTAAATCTTTCAGAAGAAGGATTTGATGAGAATGAAAACCTTTTCCCACAATTTAAGAATGATTTAGCTAAGGTTGACGGTACTTATTATGCAATGCCATTTGATGCAGGTCCAACAGGGGTATTCTATCGCCGTGATTTATTTGAGCAAGCGGGTGTAAACCCTGATGATATTGAGACTTGGGATCAATATTTAGAGGCAGGTAAAAAGATTTTAGATACTACTGGCGCACAAATGTTGCCAATTGATAAATTTAAAGATGATGCAACATTCCGTATGATGCTTAACCAACAAGGTGTATATTACTATGATGCGGAAGGAAATATCGACTTAACTCATCCAAGTGCTGTTCAAGCTATGGAAATGCAGAAAAAGCTTGATGACGCAGGTTTAGTTAAAAACATTAATGGTTGGAACGGTGTAGTTTCTGCTACAATCGATGGTTCTGTAGCAACTATTCCATTTGGTGCTTGGTATTATGGAACAATTATTGACCAAGCTGCTGATTCAAAGGGAAATTGGGGAGTATTCCAATTACCAGCATTTGAAGAAGGTGGAAACAGAGCAGCAAACCTAGGAGGAAGTAGCTGGATGATTCCTTCTGCAACAGAAAATAAAGAAGAAGCATATTCTTTCGTAGAATATTTCACAACTAATGTTGATGCTCAGTTAGTAGCAATGGAAGAGTATGGCTTATTCCCTTCACTTACTTCAGTATATGAAACTGATTCATTTACAGCAGAAGTTGAATTCTTTGGAGGTCAACCAATCTGGAAATTATTTGGAGATGAGATGCCAGACGTTCCATCTATTAATTACACTGAGGACTATTCAATTGGTCTAGACGAGTCAATTAAAGCTCAAGCTGATGTATTTAATGGAAAAGATTCAAAAACAGCATTACAAGAAGCAGCTGATCGCCTAAAAGATCGTACTGAGCGTGAAGTTAATAGTCACTAA
- a CDS encoding carbohydrate ABC transporter permease: protein MKSSEVVTKKRRLFKSYQIAPYLFIAPAVILFAIFMAYPIVSSLILSFQSSQGGVYEFSGIDNYKRLLGDSIFLTALKNTFIIMIIQVPLMLFLAIIVATLLNSALLKLKGFFRVSFFLPAVTSLVAYAIIFSIMLMDDGIINQLLSLVGLDAIPWLSNPIGAKAALIIAMTWRWVGYNMVIYLAALQNIPEELYEAASIDGASKIRQFFSITIPQLKPVILFTTILSTIGSLQLFDEPFTLTKGGPSDATLTIGMYLYQTGFRYFEFGYASTIAYVIVVLIGILTLIQFKVTGDK from the coding sequence ATGAAATCATCAGAAGTAGTAACGAAAAAAAGAAGATTATTTAAATCATATCAAATAGCTCCGTATCTTTTTATAGCTCCTGCTGTTATCTTATTTGCAATTTTCATGGCATATCCGATCGTGTCTTCATTGATATTAAGCTTTCAGTCTAGTCAAGGTGGAGTATATGAATTTAGTGGAATTGATAACTATAAACGACTTTTGGGTGATTCAATCTTCCTAACTGCATTAAAAAACACCTTCATTATAATGATTATACAAGTACCATTGATGTTATTTTTAGCTATTATTGTTGCAACTCTACTAAATTCAGCTCTTCTGAAACTTAAAGGATTCTTTCGAGTTTCATTTTTTCTACCCGCTGTTACCTCGTTAGTTGCATATGCGATCATTTTTTCTATCATGTTAATGGATGATGGTATCATCAACCAGCTGCTAAGTTTAGTAGGTTTAGATGCTATACCCTGGCTATCAAATCCAATTGGAGCAAAAGCAGCTTTAATTATAGCTATGACATGGCGTTGGGTTGGATATAACATGGTCATTTATTTAGCAGCTCTTCAAAACATCCCTGAGGAATTGTATGAAGCAGCAAGTATTGACGGTGCATCAAAAATTAGACAATTCTTCTCGATTACTATTCCACAACTTAAGCCGGTAATCTTATTTACAACGATATTATCAACGATTGGGTCATTACAATTGTTCGATGAACCTTTTACTCTTACAAAAGGTGGACCAAGTGATGCAACCTTAACTATCGGGATGTACTTGTATCAAACAGGTTTCCGATATTTCGAATTTGGATATGCATCTACAATTGCATATGTAATCGTTGTGTTAATCGGGATCTTAACACTTATACAATTCAAAGTAACGGGTGATAAATAA
- a CDS encoding carbohydrate ABC transporter permease, whose amino-acid sequence MKKKMGLKKLFLYIGLTIGAIVSLFPFYWALIGATNESGKMFAKPPNLLPGDKFIENIINLNETIGIGRVMFNSLFVSITYTVLALLISTMAAYAFAKFKFKGRDLIFSIFLLSMMVPYHALVIPLFKMMAGLGWLNTYQALILPNLAYPFAIFLMRQNMLAFPTALIEASRIDGAGEWRIFWSVVLPSMKPALAATAIFLFMFQWNNFLWPLVAVSSTDMYTFPVALSSLFGLSRIDYGQVMAGVSLATVPIIIFFLLLQRHFISGMLGSAVK is encoded by the coding sequence ATGAAGAAAAAAATGGGATTGAAAAAGCTCTTCTTATATATTGGCTTAACCATCGGTGCAATCGTTTCACTGTTTCCTTTTTATTGGGCTCTAATTGGTGCTACTAATGAAAGTGGAAAAATGTTTGCAAAGCCACCAAACCTTTTACCTGGTGATAAATTTATTGAAAATATTATAAACCTAAATGAAACAATCGGTATTGGTCGAGTGATGTTCAATTCGTTGTTTGTCTCAATTACTTATACGGTATTAGCACTCTTGATCTCAACTATGGCAGCATATGCGTTCGCAAAATTTAAATTTAAAGGAAGAGATTTAATCTTTTCTATCTTTCTTCTCTCTATGATGGTACCTTACCATGCACTAGTCATACCATTATTTAAAATGATGGCTGGATTAGGCTGGCTGAACACCTATCAAGCATTAATCTTACCAAATTTGGCCTATCCATTTGCCATTTTCTTAATGCGTCAAAATATGTTGGCTTTCCCAACCGCCTTAATAGAGGCATCAAGAATAGACGGTGCAGGAGAGTGGAGGATTTTTTGGAGCGTTGTACTTCCTTCCATGAAACCAGCACTTGCTGCAACTGCGATCTTCCTGTTTATGTTTCAGTGGAATAACTTCTTATGGCCATTAGTAGCTGTAAGCTCAACAGATATGTACACATTCCCTGTTGCCTTATCAAGTCTATTTGGATTATCAAGAATTGATTATGGTCAAGTAATGGCAGGTGTATCTTTAGCGACTGTACCAATTATCATTTTCTTCTTATTACTACAACGTCACTTTATCTCTGGAATGTTAGGAAGTGCTGTTAAGTAA
- a CDS encoding glycoside hydrolase family 2 TIM barrel-domain containing protein codes for MTTVPSLSWLSDLSVFSVNRLPAHSDHMYYETLEEAKYNVPMKLRYSLNGDWKFSYSINPLNRPEKFYQEEFDCTSWGDISVPGHIQLQGYGQPQYVNTMYPWDGSNDIRPPEIPMDYNPVGSYVKYFTVPENLNNKPVFISFQGVESAFYLWLNGKFVGYSEDSFTPSDFDITPYLTSGENKLAVEVYQRSTGSWLEDQDFWRFSGIFRDVYLYGIPELHVQDIDVQAQLDSTYSKGNLKVNLKFLQEIKHDATFVANLFDQHHTLIESANGHLQKELNTDFTIDVEKPELWSAESPYLYTLYIQIYNEQGSLIEVIPQRVGFRRFEMIDKVMCINGKRILFKGVNRHEFNSRTGRAITKEDMLWDIETMKRNNINAVRTSHYPNQSYWYELCDKYGIYVIDEMNLETHGSWQKMGVVEPSWNIPGNKPEWQDIVMDRAISMYERDKNHPSILIWSCGNEAYAGEVILNVSDYFRSVDPSRLVHYEGVFYDRNYNDTSDMESRMYAKPADIEAYLTNNPDKPYISCEYMHAMGNSVGGMNKYTDLEHKYPMYQGGFIWDYIDQALVNKDRYGNEYLAYGGDFGDRPTDYGFSTNGIVYANREVSPKMQEVKYLYQNIKVTPNKTGVTVKNDNLFTSTENCQLQYALLHEGVELYRGLTEVIVGPQSEGSVMFEWPEGLANLPGEYCVHAYITLKKSTLWAEEGHEVAFGQYIYRVTEQTDNQILNENIKLVIGDVNVGVHGKDFNVIFSKQVGSLVSLKYAGKEMISTPPAPLFWRATTDNDRGYSQGFDSGLWFAASLARKCIATDVKETNEGAEIAFTYKFSIHKELVVKVVYSVSANGSLRVRTVYHGAKDLPQLPIFALSFKVSADYGQLEWYAMGPEENYIDRLEGARLDRFKNTVLDNVSGYLMPQESGNRTGVRWVKVTNNVGKGIKISSTHEPIECNISPYTAFELESAQHHYELPNVHYTVITVAGKQMGVGGDDSWGAPVHDEYLIKPDKDMEFEFEISRL; via the coding sequence ATGACAACTGTGCCAAGTCTTAGCTGGCTTTCTGATTTAAGTGTTTTTTCAGTAAATCGACTTCCAGCCCATTCAGATCACATGTATTACGAAACGTTAGAAGAGGCAAAATACAACGTTCCTATGAAACTGCGTTACTCTTTAAATGGAGATTGGAAATTTAGTTATTCCATCAATCCTTTGAATCGTCCAGAAAAATTCTATCAAGAAGAGTTTGATTGTACTTCTTGGGGTGATATATCAGTCCCAGGTCATATTCAATTGCAAGGCTACGGTCAGCCTCAATATGTAAATACAATGTATCCATGGGATGGTAGTAATGACATTCGACCACCAGAAATTCCTATGGATTATAATCCAGTAGGTAGTTATGTGAAATATTTTACTGTCCCAGAAAATTTAAATAATAAGCCAGTATTTATTTCTTTCCAGGGCGTTGAATCTGCGTTCTATCTATGGCTAAACGGGAAGTTTGTAGGATATAGCGAAGACTCTTTTACCCCGTCTGACTTTGATATCACACCGTATTTAACAAGTGGAGAAAACAAACTAGCAGTCGAAGTGTACCAGCGTAGTACGGGGAGCTGGCTTGAAGATCAAGATTTTTGGAGATTTTCAGGAATCTTTAGAGATGTCTATCTCTATGGTATTCCAGAATTACATGTCCAAGATATTGATGTCCAGGCACAACTAGACTCAACTTATTCAAAAGGTAATCTAAAAGTAAATTTAAAATTTCTTCAAGAAATTAAACATGACGCTACATTTGTAGCAAATTTGTTTGATCAACATCATACATTAATTGAATCAGCCAATGGTCACTTACAAAAAGAACTGAATACAGACTTTACTATTGACGTTGAAAAACCTGAGCTTTGGAGTGCTGAAAGCCCATATTTATATACACTATATATCCAAATATATAATGAACAAGGTAGTTTAATAGAGGTAATTCCTCAAAGAGTTGGATTTAGAAGATTTGAAATGATTGATAAGGTCATGTGTATTAATGGGAAAAGAATACTTTTCAAAGGTGTAAATCGTCATGAGTTTAATTCTCGTACTGGTCGAGCTATTACAAAAGAAGATATGCTTTGGGATATTGAAACAATGAAACGTAACAATATCAATGCGGTTCGTACATCTCATTATCCAAACCAAAGCTATTGGTACGAGTTATGTGATAAGTATGGGATATATGTAATTGATGAGATGAATCTTGAAACTCATGGATCTTGGCAAAAGATGGGCGTTGTAGAGCCGTCTTGGAACATACCAGGTAATAAACCTGAATGGCAGGATATCGTTATGGATCGTGCGATTTCTATGTATGAGAGAGATAAAAACCATCCATCTATCCTTATATGGTCATGTGGAAATGAAGCATATGCAGGAGAAGTAATCCTCAATGTTTCTGACTATTTTAGGTCAGTAGACCCAAGCCGTCTTGTTCATTATGAGGGAGTTTTCTATGATCGAAATTATAATGATACAAGTGATATGGAGAGTAGAATGTATGCTAAGCCAGCGGATATTGAAGCTTATCTAACCAATAATCCTGATAAGCCTTATATAAGCTGTGAGTACATGCACGCTATGGGGAATTCAGTTGGTGGGATGAACAAGTACACTGACTTAGAACATAAGTATCCTATGTATCAAGGTGGTTTCATTTGGGATTATATTGATCAAGCTCTTGTAAATAAAGATCGTTATGGAAACGAGTATTTGGCATATGGAGGAGATTTTGGAGATCGTCCAACAGATTACGGATTCTCAACGAATGGAATCGTCTATGCGAATCGTGAAGTTTCTCCTAAAATGCAGGAAGTAAAATACTTATATCAAAATATAAAGGTCACCCCAAACAAAACAGGGGTAACCGTTAAAAATGATAACCTATTTACAAGTACAGAAAATTGCCAACTTCAATATGCCTTACTTCATGAAGGCGTTGAGTTATATCGTGGTTTAACCGAAGTGATTGTCGGGCCACAGTCTGAAGGAAGCGTTATGTTTGAGTGGCCTGAGGGTCTTGCAAATTTACCAGGTGAATATTGTGTACACGCCTATATCACATTAAAGAAAAGCACGCTTTGGGCAGAAGAAGGACACGAAGTTGCATTCGGGCAATATATCTACAGAGTAACCGAACAAACAGACAATCAAATTCTAAATGAAAATATTAAATTAGTTATTGGTGATGTGAATGTAGGTGTTCACGGCAAAGACTTTAATGTGATATTTTCAAAGCAAGTGGGTAGCCTTGTATCCCTGAAATATGCAGGGAAGGAAATGATCTCAACTCCACCAGCTCCTTTATTTTGGCGTGCTACGACTGATAATGATAGAGGATATTCACAAGGCTTTGATTCTGGATTATGGTTTGCTGCAAGTTTAGCACGTAAATGTATTGCAACTGATGTTAAGGAAACAAATGAGGGTGCTGAAATTGCGTTCACTTATAAGTTTTCCATCCATAAGGAATTAGTGGTTAAAGTAGTATATAGTGTTTCTGCTAATGGTAGTCTACGTGTTCGTACCGTATACCATGGAGCTAAAGATTTGCCGCAACTCCCTATCTTTGCACTTTCTTTCAAGGTTTCAGCAGACTATGGGCAATTGGAATGGTATGCAATGGGACCTGAAGAAAACTATATTGATCGTTTAGAAGGAGCAAGACTTGATAGATTCAAAAATACCGTGTTAGATAATGTATCTGGATACCTCATGCCACAAGAATCCGGTAACCGTACCGGGGTACGTTGGGTAAAGGTTACAAATAATGTGGGTAAAGGAATAAAAATTTCCTCAACTCATGAACCAATTGAATGCAATATCTCACCATACACAGCATTTGAACTTGAAAGTGCACAACACCACTATGAATTGCCAAATGTACACTATACAGTCATTACTGTCGCAGGAAAACAGATGGGTGTAGGTGGCGATGATAGTTGGGGAGCACCAGTACATGATGAATATTTAATTAAACCCGATAAAGATATGGAGTTTGAATTCGAAATAAGTCGACTTTAG
- a CDS encoding GNAT family N-acetyltransferase has translation MKFQALTENLLVQAAGILSERHILERNVHPELPSEYENPHIALEVLSQQFKQTNISGIAALSEDELVGFLLFRKKMDSSKGRQIWVDYESFAIKASEDPNLYRFMYATAAEQWVREGYFDHYIVVPNGNSEVVEAWLKLGFAYEQVHAMLDISVVPSKEVDCKELTIRLANETDRQKIRELSTLIFEHQVKAPVWSPLLPEDVERLQDGYEGMIEDETVDLWVAYEDEKMAGFQAYWEVNSDLSKKPQMMTPYKSVELGVGGTVTDMRGKGVGKLLTTVGINALKKKETTVVVTDWRMTNIQSSSFWPKQGFKPIAYRLSRKIDPAISWASPTK, from the coding sequence ATGAAATTTCAGGCTTTAACTGAAAACTTATTAGTTCAAGCAGCAGGTATCTTATCAGAAAGGCATATTCTAGAGAGGAACGTACATCCAGAGCTTCCCTCTGAATATGAAAACCCACATATTGCACTTGAAGTACTAAGTCAACAGTTCAAACAAACTAATATCAGTGGAATCGCAGCACTTAGTGAGGATGAGTTAGTAGGTTTCCTGTTATTTCGTAAAAAAATGGACTCATCTAAAGGTCGTCAGATATGGGTGGATTACGAGAGCTTTGCTATTAAAGCGAGCGAAGATCCAAATCTGTATAGGTTCATGTATGCAACAGCTGCCGAACAATGGGTGAGAGAAGGGTACTTTGATCATTATATCGTTGTACCTAATGGGAATAGTGAGGTAGTAGAAGCGTGGCTGAAGCTAGGCTTTGCTTATGAACAGGTTCATGCCATGTTAGACATCTCGGTAGTACCTAGTAAAGAAGTAGATTGCAAGGAACTTACTATTAGATTGGCAAACGAAACCGATCGTCAGAAAATTAGAGAATTATCAACCCTTATCTTTGAACATCAGGTAAAAGCTCCGGTTTGGTCGCCATTGTTACCTGAAGATGTGGAGAGATTACAAGATGGTTATGAGGGTATGATTGAGGATGAGACAGTAGACTTATGGGTTGCTTATGAGGATGAGAAGATGGCTGGATTTCAAGCATATTGGGAAGTGAACTCAGATCTATCAAAGAAACCTCAAATGATGACGCCATATAAAAGTGTTGAGCTTGGTGTTGGAGGGACAGTTACCGACATGAGGGGAAAAGGAGTCGGAAAGCTACTCACTACCGTCGGAATCAATGCATTAAAGAAGAAAGAAACTACAGTTGTAGTGACAGATTGGAGAATGACCAATATTCAGTCCTCAAGCTTTTGGCCAAAGCAAGGTTTTAAGCCAATTGCTTATCGACTGTCTAGAAAAATCGACCCTGCAATTTCTTGGGCAAGTCCAACAAAATAA
- a CDS encoding DinB family protein, with protein sequence MKGKREILEWVEKLDSVEEQMWFQPMSEGKWAIADVISHFISWDRFCMDYRMPYMEKALPFPKLDVNVDHVNKTASVYARSGITKKQLIHEYDQTRGMLVSILEEWPEETFHKVVKLGSQEIRVADYFSSHIEHDQEHIKKINDFLEKNSANSIETV encoded by the coding sequence TTGAAAGGTAAACGGGAAATTCTAGAGTGGGTTGAAAAATTAGATTCTGTTGAAGAACAGATGTGGTTTCAGCCTATGAGTGAAGGGAAATGGGCAATAGCAGATGTCATCTCCCATTTTATTTCATGGGACCGCTTTTGCATGGATTACCGAATGCCCTATATGGAAAAAGCCTTACCATTTCCCAAGCTGGATGTGAATGTGGATCATGTAAACAAGACAGCTTCCGTTTATGCACGATCTGGTATCACAAAGAAGCAACTAATTCATGAGTATGATCAAACTAGGGGGATGTTAGTATCCATACTAGAAGAATGGCCGGAGGAGACGTTTCATAAAGTTGTCAAGTTAGGTTCGCAAGAAATAAGGGTAGCAGACTATTTCTCCTCTCACATTGAGCATGATCAAGAACATATTAAAAAGATAAATGACTTCCTAGAAAAGAATTCAGCCAATAGTATTGAAACTGTTTAA
- a CDS encoding metal-sensitive transcriptional regulator, whose product MADQEQLDTCCSSEVSSRKSHHSEQTKRNLVSRLNRIEGQIRGVKGLIEKDTYCDDVITQISAIQSALNGVGKMLLEGHLKSCVVERIQEGDQEVIDEFLVTIQRLMKK is encoded by the coding sequence ATGGCAGATCAAGAACAATTGGATACTTGCTGTTCATCTGAGGTAAGCTCTCGTAAAAGTCATCATTCTGAACAAACAAAACGTAATTTAGTTAGTCGGCTAAATCGGATTGAAGGTCAAATTCGTGGAGTTAAAGGACTAATTGAAAAGGATACGTATTGTGATGATGTTATTACTCAAATCTCTGCAATTCAATCTGCACTAAACGGTGTTGGGAAGATGTTATTAGAAGGACATCTTAAAAGCTGTGTGGTCGAACGAATTCAAGAGGGTGACCAAGAAGTAATCGATGAATTTCTAGTAACTATACAAAGGCTAATGAAGAAATAG
- the copZ gene encoding copper chaperone CopZ produces the protein MEKVTLHVKGMSCGHCVKAVEGSVGELTGVNQVKVNLDSGTVDVEFNEAEVTVDKIKETIDDQGYDVA, from the coding sequence ATGGAAAAAGTAACTTTACATGTTAAAGGAATGTCTTGTGGACATTGTGTGAAAGCGGTAGAAGGTAGCGTTGGTGAACTAACTGGTGTGAATCAGGTTAAGGTTAACTTAGATAGTGGAACTGTTGATGTGGAATTCAATGAAGCAGAGGTAACAGTTGACAAGATTAAAGAAACAATCGATGATCAAGGCTACGATGTAGCATAA